The proteins below are encoded in one region of Amycolatopsis acidiphila:
- a CDS encoding rhomboid family intramembrane serine protease, protein MSTLPAPTDPAKRILPVKYKSAGIVVLAFTVLMYLVELVDTGLHHRLDSEGVVPRTLSGLDGVVWAPLLHGSWAHLFSNTIPVLLFGFLAMASGLTRWIAVTALIWVVSGLGVWLTAGSGTSTIGASGLAFGWLAYLLVRGLFNRSFGQLAVAAGLLLIWGGTLWGLLPGNPGISWQAHVFGALGGIVAAWLAASADRAKARKAASNLQV, encoded by the coding sequence ATGAGCACCTTGCCTGCCCCCACGGACCCCGCCAAGCGGATCCTGCCGGTCAAATACAAGTCGGCGGGCATCGTCGTGCTCGCCTTCACCGTGCTGATGTACCTGGTCGAGCTCGTCGACACCGGGTTGCACCACCGGCTCGACAGCGAGGGCGTCGTGCCGAGAACGCTGTCCGGGCTCGACGGCGTCGTATGGGCGCCGCTGCTGCACGGTAGCTGGGCGCACCTGTTCAGCAACACCATCCCCGTACTGCTGTTCGGCTTCCTCGCGATGGCGTCCGGGCTCACCAGGTGGATCGCGGTGACCGCACTCATCTGGGTGGTCAGCGGCCTGGGCGTCTGGCTCACCGCCGGCAGCGGCACGTCCACGATCGGCGCCTCCGGTCTCGCCTTCGGCTGGCTCGCGTACCTGCTGGTCCGCGGCCTGTTCAACCGCTCGTTCGGGCAACTGGCCGTCGCCGCGGGGCTGCTGCTCATCTGGGGCGGCACCCTCTGGGGCCTGCTACCCGGCAACCCGGGCATCTCCTGGCAGGCGCACGTCTTCGGCGCACTCGGCGGGATCGTGGCGGCGTGGCTCGCCGCGAGTGCCGACCGGGCGAAGGCACGAAAGGCCGCTAGTAACCTGCAAGTGTGA
- the murI gene encoding glutamate racemase, translating to MITREGPIGVFDSGVGGLTVARAILEQLPHEQLRYVGDTAHNPYGPLPIARARELTLAALDELVAGGVKALVIACNTASAACLRDARERYDVPVIEVVLPAVRRAVTATHSGRIGVIGTEGTVRSRAYDDAFAAARDVTVTSVACPRFVDFVERGITSGRQILGLAQGYLEPLLRAEVDTLVLGCTHYPLLGGVLQIVMGPDVTLVSSAEETAKDVVRVLTERDLLTEREDSPRHEFIATGSPEPFARLAQRFMGFAPDVLSPATR from the coding sequence GTGATCACTCGCGAAGGTCCGATCGGTGTTTTCGACTCCGGCGTCGGCGGGTTGACCGTCGCCCGCGCGATCCTCGAACAGCTTCCGCACGAGCAGCTCCGCTACGTCGGCGACACCGCGCACAACCCCTACGGGCCGCTGCCCATCGCCCGGGCCCGCGAGCTGACGCTGGCCGCGCTGGACGAGCTGGTCGCCGGGGGAGTCAAAGCCCTCGTGATCGCGTGCAACACCGCTTCGGCCGCGTGCCTGCGCGACGCACGCGAGCGCTACGACGTGCCGGTCATCGAGGTCGTGCTGCCCGCCGTGCGACGGGCCGTCACGGCGACGCACTCCGGCCGCATCGGCGTGATCGGCACCGAGGGCACCGTCCGATCCCGCGCGTACGACGACGCCTTCGCCGCCGCCCGCGACGTCACGGTCACGAGTGTCGCCTGCCCGCGCTTCGTCGACTTCGTCGAGCGCGGGATCACCTCCGGGCGCCAGATACTCGGCCTGGCGCAGGGATATCTGGAACCGTTGCTGCGCGCGGAGGTCGACACGCTCGTGCTCGGCTGCACGCACTACCCGCTGCTCGGCGGCGTGCTGCAGATCGTCATGGGGCCCGACGTCACGCTCGTGTCCAGCGCCGAGGAGACGGCCAAGGACGTGGTGCGCGTGCTGACCGAACGGGACCTGCTGACCGAACGCGAGGACAGCCCGCGGCACGAGTTCATCGCGACCGGGTCGCCCGAGCCGTTCGCGCGGCTGGCGCAGCGGTTCATGGGGTTCGCGCCCGACGTCCTTTCGCCCGCGACCCGCTGA
- a CDS encoding MBL fold metallo-hydrolase: MRLTILGCSGSIPGPGKAASGYLLEAEGFLLGLELGNGTFAELQARHDPFDLGALVLSHLHPDHCADFGALTVLRRYHPHPPFDVSARRLPVHAPENAPLRLAKAYAPNDVELAETDLSDTYSFHTLNGDTARLGPFELRAIPVNHPTEAFGLRVSHGGRTLAYTGDTGPCDSLDELARGADVLLAEATWTDSPDRPPGVHLSGKQAGALARRAGAGRLLLTHVAPWSDRAAILAEAEAEFPGAVLVEQGGRYEV, encoded by the coding sequence GTGCGACTGACGATTCTGGGCTGCTCGGGCAGCATCCCGGGCCCGGGCAAGGCCGCGTCGGGCTACCTCCTCGAGGCCGAGGGCTTCCTGCTGGGCCTGGAGCTCGGCAACGGCACCTTCGCCGAGCTGCAGGCGCGGCACGACCCGTTCGACCTCGGCGCGCTCGTGCTCTCGCACCTGCACCCCGACCACTGTGCGGACTTCGGCGCACTCACCGTGCTGCGCCGCTACCACCCGCACCCGCCCTTCGACGTCTCCGCGCGCCGGCTTCCCGTGCACGCGCCCGAGAACGCGCCGCTGCGGCTGGCGAAGGCATACGCGCCCAACGACGTCGAGCTCGCCGAAACAGACCTTTCGGACACCTACTCGTTTCACACCCTCAACGGGGACACTGCCCGGCTCGGGCCGTTCGAGCTGCGCGCGATCCCGGTGAACCATCCGACCGAGGCGTTCGGGCTGCGCGTCAGCCACGGCGGCCGGACGCTGGCCTACACCGGTGACACCGGGCCCTGCGACAGCCTCGACGAGCTCGCCCGTGGCGCCGACGTCCTGCTGGCGGAGGCGACCTGGACCGACTCGCCCGACCGGCCGCCGGGGGTGCACCTGTCCGGGAAGCAGGCCGGGGCCCTGGCCCGCCGGGCCGGTGCCGGGCGGCTGTTGCTGACGCACGTGGCGCCGTGGAGCGACCGCGCCGCGATCCTGGCCGAGGCCGAAGCCGAGTTCCCCGGCGCGGTGCTCGTCGAACAGGGTGGCAGGTACGAGGTGTGA